The Arachis ipaensis cultivar K30076 chromosome B05, Araip1.1, whole genome shotgun sequence nucleotide sequence ATAACACAGATTTAGACAAGGCCATTAGGCTTTGAATTGTTTTGGAAAAGCAATATGGAATGGCACATAAATAAAGGAAAACTTAGTATACGGTTTTCTTACCCATGCAGAGAGTAAGCAGAAAGCGACAGCAGCTAGCTGATAAAGTTCATTTGTCTGGAAAGGAAAGGAAGCTCATGAAAATTGCTAACAGAGGCAAGAAAGTGGAAGTAAAACTGTGAAACAAATATGAATTACCCTTACCTGAGATGAGAGCTGCATCATCAGTTTAAGAAAGCGAGGAACAAATGACCAAGACACGACAAAAGTAGCAGTAAGATACAAGGACAGCATTAGCATCCTGAAGTTATAAACAACAAACAATTAGATATATTCAATAATATAAATGATCATATCCAGTTATCCACCCcccaaaaaaacaaacaaaaaacccCTAAAAAGAGGGCCTGAAAACCATTATGAACCCTATATCTCACTAAAACTTGTGACGTAGAATTTTGCAAGATACATCAACATTTCAGTGTTTCCTCAAAAGTTCACAAGTAAAATTTTCTGCTCTATACAGTCTTCCCACAAATTACAGTTGTTACACTGGTGTCATTTATCCACTTTAGAAGATAGTGTTAAATATATCTTAGAGTTGGCATATTAAAGTTTATTTGGACGAGAACTTGTATGGCAAAAATTGTGCCCTTAAGTTTAGGCCTTCAAGAACTCTCGAAAGTGGAAACTAGTATAGAAATATAGCAGCATTATTAGAGTCAGTTAGCTTGCATTAACTGATTAACAGAACAAATAGTTCTTGATCATTAATCAGAAAGGCATTTTATGAAATGATACAAAGGAACCAGAGAAAGGATTGCATACGGAGAGACTTACAGTTTTCCCATTGAAATAAATCCTTGTAGAAGACCACTGCTGCCACCCAAAACTGGAAGCAGGGCAAATAGTAAACCCACAGTGCAATCCTGGATATACACGTGTTGAATAAGGACCAATAAACGGACAAGTCAATCCTTAGACATTACTTTATGAAAATCTAACAAGTTACCATTTAACAGTCAACAAGAAAGATACCTGAAAAATAAGAGTCCCAATGGTAACTTGAACATGAAGAGCATTATTAGTATTCCGATCCACCAAAAACTTTATGACCTGGTTAAAAGTGAAAGTAAATGCGTCATGTCAGAATTCACAAAGCACCaggttttttttttgtaaaaagaaAGGNNNNNNNNNNNNNNNNNNNNNNNNNNNNNNNNNNNNNNNNNNNNNNNNNNGTTTTTTTGTTTGGAGAAACAGGGAAAACATACCACTGCTGTTGATGACATGGAGAGAAATGAGCCAACGAAAACACCTTCAGACAATTTGGCTCCAAATATCTGCAAATCAAGTGGAAAATGATGTTCAGAACCCATCTCTACTCAACCATAAATCCTTAATTCTATTGAAGACCATAACATATACCCTCAGCACCATACCTTGGAAAGAATGCCACAAAGAACCATGAAAATAGCAATTTGAAGAAGACCTCCTAAAACAGCAACAGGTCCAACAGCTTTTAACTGCATGGATACAAATTTCAGAACAGCTGCTCTTTAGAAAATGAAAATTTATCAATATTTTGCAACCCCTAATTGATAGCCTTTGGCAAGGATAACAATATTTCCATTTTAATCTTAAAATCACGAGTTGAGTTGAGATAACCTAGGGTCAAAATATGTGAAATACTATCAATAAGACATGAATAGCAAACCTTtgccaaggaaaactccagacCCAATGCAAAGAGAAGAAATACAACCCCAAATTGTGCAACAGTTTCAACCTATATAAAATGTGAGGAGAAAAGGTTTATCCAGTGCAAAACGATTGACAAAAAATTACAGGACACAACTTGCTTAAGCAAAAATGATAGTGAGTTGTTGAGAACAACATACCTGTACCATTTCACTAATGAATTTCAAACCTCCTGGTCCAATAAGGGAGCCAGCAAGAAGGTAGCCCACAATAACCTAAATACATAAAGAAAAGCAGATGAAATCCAATAATCAACATAACTTATTGCAGAAGACCACTAAAAAAAACCACTTATTGTCAATGAAATTGCATAGAAGTCACAAAATGCCACAATGAGTAATAGTAACAGTTACAAACCGGTTGTCCCAAACAGGAAAAGATAATTCCACCAATGGCTGCAGAAACTATGAGAACCACTAAATCCGATATTAGCCTGCATGAATGAACAACGATCACACATcatgatagaaaataaataggaaaaCCAGATAAaaggatttcaaaaattataaaaaaagataGGTATGAGCACATAATATGTTCAACTTATCATCAATAAGGGTATCACAAATAAGGGAAGAAAAAGGAAATATAATTTCCTGAAATCTGCTAGCCTCTGAAATCCAATGCATATCCATTGATAATATAAATTACTAGGATTTACTGAAAGGTAACCACAGTTTAAAATAATAAAGTCATAGTAGATATCAACCTCAAATCCACTTGAAGCACAGGATATTTGGATTTCTTGTTTGACATCACAAAGACATTGTCCTGCCATGAAGTGGCATAAACATGTAAGCAGGAAACACAAAACAAAATAGTTATCAGCACAATAAAGAGCAATCATTGAGGCTTCACATGATACTATAGTGCACCTTTTATGCATCCGAAAAAAAAATTGTGCACCTTTTTGTCAATCAAGGTTGTCACGTCTTCAGAATCTTCATTCTCGAGGGAGAATACATCTTGAAGCTGAAATGGTCTTGTGGAACTGCAACAAATAATCATTAAAAGATGATAAGAGAATTACTGGGTAAATGAAGGATATAACATGTAGCTATCTATTGTAAGTTGTAACAGGGGAAAAAAGACCATACTTTCCCTCATGTGtatcatttttctttgttttatcaTGAGTAATTTTAGCTACAGTCTCCAACACAGCCTACAAAACAAGACCAGATTGTAAAAAATGATACTTATATAAAGAAAATAACTTTGGAATAATCCTAATAGAAAGAGCAGCTCAAGCAGAAATTAAACTATGAAAATAATCCAAGAGCAAGAAGTAGTAGTTATCGGCAATAGACTAAAATATTTGAGGGCTTCATCAAGACAAAAAATAGGAGAAATCAGAAACATCAACAGTGGAGTTATGCATGCATATAATATAATAGAGGAATAGAAAATACCCTAAATAGAATGAAAGACATTATCTTAACATTTATAAATAGCATGAGCAGTCCATCACTCCTTAATCAAAGTGATGAATTTTCATACAACCGATTGAACGTTTGAGaatttaaaagagaaaatagagaTCCCCAATGCAGGTTCATTTCTGTTCTATAATATTATTTGATGTTGACAAGTATATATTTTGGCATCTTTTTATACATAAAGAAACAACATTTTTGTTTGCAGCTAAACAAAATCCACTTTAACATAACTATTAAAGACCACAGTATCAGATCTACCTGTTGATCAGCTACACTGCTATTGAAGCTGCTCTTATCATTTCCTGTCAAAGATGGAAAAGAAGTATGAGAATACCATCACTGGTGATTTCACAAACTTGGGGCAATACTATTCTGGTTCAAACTTTGCAATTTATCATGATCCATCAGATGTACACACTATTACAACGTTAATGCAACCTAAAGAGCTCAAAGATTTAGCACCCCACCAGGAATCCACTAAAACTGAGCAAAGAACAGCTAAATTCATCAACACACTCCTATCTCCACTGCACATGCTTAGCTCTTTTTCCAACTCCAATGCACTAAAAACTACCAAGGAGCTTCTCAAGCTTACCACATTTTCTTCTATGCAAAATTCCAAAGACACCCTCTTCCAACAATACACCATTTATTATTTGCAAATTCAGCTGATTCCACAAGCAACTGTTTTCAATATTTCAGAACTCCAAAACCCAACGACCAACACCAAAACACTAGCAAAGTTGCAAACTTTAACTACCCCATAAAGCTAATTTCTCGGAAGACAAACCGAAAGAAAAACTTTAAATGCAAAATCAGAGAAACAAGAAATAAGATAAAAACCTTCAGGTTGTTCATTCTCAGAGAACTCCTTCTCGAGAACGCGATCAAACATCTTGGCTATGGTTCCATCGTTGGATTCAGGGGCAGAAGAGTTGGGCATGTTCCCGTAGAACCTCTCCCTTGTTTCCTTGTCGGATCTGACTGGCGAACAAACCCTAGCACAGATCGCGAGAAGGAGAACGCAACACCACAACCCAAAAATCCCCCATTTCTTGGGGCCAAAAATCACCATCTCCTTCGTCGTTACTGCGAGCTGCGAAAGCTTCGAGCTTTGCGGTTTTCCCGGGAATTTCGattacaaagaaaaaagagtgagaAGTGAAATAGAGAAGGAAAATGGGGAAATGAATGCTGAGAGTAaatgatattgaaagtttctTTCTTTGTTGTTCTTCTTCGGAGTTGAGAGAGATGGTGGTTTCTTCAAGTTAGTTGCATTcccattattattttcttttttcttttttggaatTTTGATGTATTTTAATTTGTTAGAGTTGAGAGGGACTTTTCTGTAATTTGCGACGCATTTTCGTGTGTAACTAATTAATGTTCACTAATTCTACATTGGACTATCTAATTATCATCactgtaataataataattccaCACATAATAATGCATCAATAATTAAACTTTTCCACcccaaattaaagaaaaatatattaaatggatagttaaaaattacaaaataaaaataattggaAATGAAATTAGTTTGACAGAATAATTCAATTCCTTTGATCGGTATTCTCTTCACTCTGTCATAATTTTGATTTGATGTTTGTGTTCATGAACCTAAAATTTTGgcctaaatttaaatatttaacaaaattaactagaatttttagtttgtttaattATATAAACATCAATTGTTTAGCATTTATTGAAACACCAGTGTATTAgtatatttgaaaatttttttatatataaaaagttATTGTCGAAATAAGCAAAATCTCAAAATttatgccaatgagttatagtttaaatggcatagtctctccatactcaattaagataTTGTGGGTTTGACTctcttatctttggtaaaaaaaaataaaaaaataaaaaataaatctcaAAATTTATTCATGACTCTCCAAAGATCAAAATGATGCCATGTCCAAAACGTCACTTTTTTTAATGTAGTATGTATGACCATTACGAAATATTTAATTCAACAAAGTAGTTCACGGACTTGTTCAAcgtataataatatatgaatcctatatgtttttatttttatttttttccacaaaaatatgtttcaaaattttgaactCGGGTCTTTATTTATCCCGAAAAGAAGGATATTTGTCAATAATAATCCTCTCCTTAGCTGTTTGGAAATTGGAATTATATACTTCTTTTTGTGTTTTTAATAGGTAAGGTATTATTTTCTCCCTTCATTAATTTAGTTTGGTAGTTTTCCTTTCTCAATTGCCAACTAACGTAGGTTTAGTAGGAAGTTGGAAAAGTATGCTTTTTGTTTGCATATATTCATATTCTACTCTATTGTGATTGTGGTGGTTGcgtctcttttctctttcttttttccctcACTTTTGGACTAATTTTCAATTTTGATATCCTTTTGCTTTCAAAAGAAAGGAAGGTATAGATCTACTAGTATTTGACACCCTTTATCTTTGTAATATTCTAAGAAAATCATGTTACAACTTAATGTCACAGAACTTAGCATCACACACTAAAATTAACTAGTGTAAACTGTGCTTCCCATTATCAAGTCAACTATActtaatttttcatttatttcattGTTTCTAATCTTACGAAATTTGCATGTTTTGTGCATCAATAAATTAGAAGAAACTAGTACAATTGCCATTAAATAAAAGTAAAGGGaatataaaatagaatttaattttgatgtatttttACACATGCATCCAATTTTGTAATGctacatcaataaaaataactacCGTTCACATTTACGTGAAACAGATATGATTACACGACTATGTAAAACATTTTACAttgtcagtgcatcaaaattaaagtcTCTAAAATATATAGTCCAAAGTTTTGACAAGGCATCTCTTTCtgagcgtttgttttgaggtactgagacagagactgagagactgagacttagtattgtgtttgttagtttagagattggtactaaaatttctgtctctgtctctaaaatttcagtatttcagtacctccaaaaagtagggacacaggagactgaaatttttagagatagagactgaaactttaataacattttatacctaaaatactttcatttcaattaattaattccaattttaccctttgtgcaaattaaattagagtttcattcttgtttcaattcctgtctcccattttgcaccaaacagaatactgagatttatttcaatccttATCTCTtattagtctctgtctctcagtctcagtctttccgtctttGTCTttctaccaaacgctacctttCAGTTTCCTTTGAGGTTATCATGATTGTCAAACTTTTCACGTTGTTGCTTTCTTTCGAGCGAGGACTAAGATGTTCAAAACTAGAAATACTTCCACCCCGTATAAGATTTGTCACATCGTTTTTGTTGATAACTACATACTGCATTGAATATATTACTTGACAGACAATGATAAATATATATAACTTGATATGATCATGCTTTTTTGCATACCCATCAACATTAAAGTCCTTTTCCTTCTAACTGCAAGGCTTGATAAATAGATAATCATTGTTAAGCTTcaaattttctttgaaaaatgCCAACATCTAGTTGAGTAGTCACCTAACCATTCATAATTATTGCTTGCACCCCAAGGTTCAAAAGTAAAAATTTTGGTGGAACTTTCATGAATCAAACTTGGCATTTCAATGTTAGAAATAACATGGCTTCAACAGTATCATCAAAGAAAGTCTGGTTACCAAAAAGAGTCATGTTAACTTTTCATCAATCTGAATTATGCAAAATATGGTGTCATGTAATCACACATGTAAAAACTAAGGAATGGTAGAAACTAGAAAGACAGATCAACAAGTAACAGATCCATAACCTTCAATTGAGAATGATATAGCCCATCAACAACATAAAGAGAACAACAACAAAACATTTCCCATACTGCTACAAAAACTCTTTATTGAGCCATCAAACTAACCGAATCTAAATTCGTCGTTTCTTTGGGAGTCGACAACCATTATGAGGCTTTCTAGTGGTATCTTCAATGTGAACAACCGGATTTCTACTCTTGTCCGCTCGAGAATCCAAAAAACCCTCCAACCAGCTCATTATTGCTTGCCTTTTTCTCCTGAAATGAGTAAATCCGTTCACTTTCATAACAACAGCTTTCAACCCCAAACCCCTTGCCCTTCGCCCGACAACCTCTGAAGTTGCCTCAGCAGCATACCTAGCAAGCTTCTGCCCTGATTTCATCTCTTTCACGGAACCAACAGAGCCGCTAAGCTTTATGTTCCCTTTAGAATCTGTTACGGTAACAAACGTGTTGTTCCGCAGCATCTTTATATGAACAAAATCGGCGTCTTTCTCAAATTGATTACTGTAAACCTGAAGATGATCCTGGCCATCTTCATCTATAACCCCTCTCACAAAATCCATAGGCCTGGAACTCTTCTCAGTCTCagtcccaccatcattctcattGCTTACATTTAGATTCTCCCTATCCCGCATAAAAAAAGGACGAGTACCCGAATCCCGGCCAAAACCCCTCCTATTCTGAGCATAACTGGCACCTCTTGAGTTTGAGTTCTCTCCATTCTGCATGAAAAAAGGAAGATTATCCGGTTGACGGTTGAAACTCCTCTCATTCCCAGCACCACTTCCACTCGTGTTCCACATCACCCTATCCCGGATGGCCTCCGGTAAAGTTTCATTCCCACCTCTCGAGTTTTCATTTAATCTATCCCGCATCGAAAAGGGACGATTAGGATCCGATTCACCAGTTGAAAATCCTCTAACATGCTCTGCAGCATTAAAATTTCGAATAAGACCCCATTACACTCATGACTAGTGACTACCCTAAAAACTAAACCTTCACTTGCAAATTTTGAAACGGTGAAACTGATCCAAGACATCCATTTTCAATTTGCAACCATTTGAGCATTCCAATTCGACAATAACAAATAACAATTGAAACTTCACCTAAAAACACAATAACCATAACGTTTTCCACAAATCCATATCAAACAACTCAGGTTATAAACTTCCAAACACACAATTCACCAACCAACCAGAACACTCACCCTAAACCACTAATCAATAAGCAAAATTTCTAACCAATAAGATCGAAATGCCCTAATCCATGG carries:
- the LOC107644733 gene encoding K(+) efflux antiporter 5 → MVIFGPKKWGIFGLWCCVLLLAICARVCSPVRSDKETRERFYGNMPNSSAPESNDGTIAKMFDRVLEKEFSENEQPEGNDKSSFNSSVADQQAVLETVAKITHDKTKKNDTHEGNSTRPFQLQDVFSLENEDSEDVTTLIDKKDNVFVMSNKKSKYPVLQVDLRLISDLVVLIVSAAIGGIIFSCLGQPVIVGYLLAGSLIGPGGLKFISEMVQVETVAQFGVVFLLFALGLEFSLAKLKAVGPVAVLGGLLQIAIFMVLCGILSKIFGAKLSEGVFVGSFLSMSSTAVVIKFLVDRNTNNALHVQVTIGTLIFQDCTVGLLFALLPVLGGSSGLLQGFISMGKLMLMLSLYLTATFVVSWSFVPRFLKLMMQLSSQTNELYQLAAVAFCLLSAWCSDKLGLSLELGSFMAGVMVSTTDFAQHTLDQVEPIRNLFAALFLSSIGMLIHVQFLWNHVDILLASVILVIVVKTAVVAIVTKAFGYSIRTSFLVGISLAQIGEFAFVLLSRASNLNLVEGKMYLLLLGTTAFSLVTTPLLFKLIPLVMNLGVLMRWFPSENTTPIEAKASMSETDRML
- the LOC107644735 gene encoding probable ribosomal protein S11, mitochondrial, whose translation is MYRYLSSICHVRGSSLFAPKPSRSVISAFFSRPLQNHIEHVRGFSTGESDPNRPFSMRDRLNENSRGGNETLPEAIRDRVMWNTSGSGAGNERSFNRQPDNLPFFMQNGENSNSRGASYAQNRRGFGRDSGTRPFFMRDRENLNVSNENDGGTETEKSSRPMDFVRGVIDEDGQDHLQVYSNQFEKDADFVHIKMLRNNTFVTVTDSKGNIKLSGSVGSVKEMKSGQKLARYAAEATSEVVGRRARGLGLKAVVMKVNGFTHFRRKRQAIMSWLEGFLDSRADKSRNPVVHIEDTTRKPHNGCRLPKKRRI